A single window of Pseudoduganella plicata DNA harbors:
- a CDS encoding type II toxin-antitoxin system CcdA family antitoxin, with protein sequence MNAPLPSPAEKPRAKKATNITLAMDVYLAAKDFGINISQVCEQTLREQIQARKEQQWNAQHADFLSSYNSVVETEGVALQEWRAF encoded by the coding sequence ATGAATGCACCACTGCCCTCCCCCGCAGAGAAGCCGCGTGCTAAGAAAGCCACCAACATCACGCTGGCGATGGACGTGTATCTCGCAGCCAAGGATTTCGGCATCAATATCTCGCAGGTGTGCGAGCAAACCCTGCGCGAACAGATCCAGGCGCGCAAGGAACAGCAGTGGAATGCGCAACACGCCGATTTCCTGTCCAGCTACAACAGCGTGGTGGAAACGGAAGGCGTGGCGCTGCAGGAATGGCGCGCGTTCTGA
- a CDS encoding alpha/beta hydrolase has translation MSTSRKVAAAVGVAGFLWAGMVSMIAASQRKLLFNPTLIREVQSPRSAGHRTRAVVLRASDGTRLAGWLMTPHGPGPHPAVVYFGGRSEEVSWVVRDAGTLFPGMTVLAMNYRGYGDSRGVPGEEHMVEDGCMLFDWLCSRQNVDARRVAVVGRSLGSGVAVQVAKERPAHSVVLITPYDSILALAQRKFRVVPVSFVLRHRFESVKYASLLRAPTYVLRAASDDVVPHSHTDQLVAQMTRIHQDEIVPDSDHMNIPYLPATQQKIARFLTTQFAVTQPLAATAPSAA, from the coding sequence ATGAGTACATCCCGAAAAGTGGCGGCAGCCGTCGGCGTGGCGGGCTTCCTTTGGGCCGGCATGGTATCCATGATCGCGGCCAGCCAGCGCAAGCTCCTGTTCAATCCGACGCTGATCCGCGAGGTCCAGAGCCCCCGCAGCGCGGGCCATCGCACGCGTGCCGTGGTGCTGCGTGCCAGCGATGGCACCCGCCTGGCGGGCTGGCTGATGACGCCGCACGGACCCGGTCCGCACCCGGCCGTCGTCTACTTCGGCGGGCGCTCCGAAGAGGTGTCGTGGGTCGTGCGCGATGCGGGCACACTGTTTCCGGGCATGACGGTACTGGCGATGAACTATCGGGGCTATGGCGATTCGCGCGGCGTGCCGGGCGAAGAGCATATGGTCGAGGATGGCTGCATGCTGTTCGACTGGCTGTGCAGCCGTCAGAACGTCGATGCCAGGCGGGTGGCCGTGGTGGGCCGCAGCCTGGGCTCGGGCGTGGCAGTGCAGGTGGCCAAGGAGCGGCCCGCCCACTCCGTCGTGCTGATCACGCCGTACGATTCGATCCTGGCGCTGGCGCAGCGCAAGTTCCGCGTGGTGCCTGTCAGCTTCGTACTGCGGCACCGTTTCGAGTCCGTCAAATACGCGTCACTGCTGCGCGCGCCAACTTACGTGTTGCGGGCGGCCAGCGACGATGTCGTGCCGCACTCCCATACCGACCAGCTGGTGGCGCAGATGACGCGCATCCACCAGGACGAAATCGTTCCCGACTCGGATCACATGAATATCCCATACCTGCCGGCGACGCAGCAGAAGATCGCACGCTTCCTGACGACGCAGTTTGCCGTTACACAGCCGCTGGCGGCAACGGCGCCTTCGGCGGCATAA
- a CDS encoding HDOD domain-containing protein, with translation MPKAAVQAAVEVAAQDSSVEDALLRSIRIPPRPSLLVDLQRELAEGDPSPRRIARIIGNDVGMSGALLKLANSPFFGAARKAKSVEQAINFLGLNQCAALMTGLLARQAIDGSDGALNQFWDTSARRAQALVFISRRLRIAPPDISHTFGLFCDIGVPLLLDRFDDYAETLSIAAQDAGRGFTAIEDARHATNHAAIGCLLARNWGLSPDVSWAILHHHDYPVLDDESTDDAIRSLVAASVLAERGIQRYRGNGASLEWERGGEPACRHLGLEDDEVEDLLDELHETFHTDH, from the coding sequence ATGCCCAAAGCCGCCGTCCAAGCCGCCGTCGAAGTCGCCGCCCAGGACTCCTCCGTTGAGGATGCCCTGCTGCGCTCCATCCGCATTCCGCCGCGTCCCAGTCTGCTGGTCGACCTGCAGCGCGAACTGGCGGAAGGCGACCCGTCGCCGCGCCGCATCGCCCGCATCATCGGCAACGACGTCGGCATGTCGGGGGCGCTGCTCAAGCTGGCCAACTCGCCGTTCTTCGGCGCGGCGCGCAAAGCGAAATCGGTCGAACAGGCAATCAATTTCCTGGGCCTGAACCAGTGCGCGGCGCTGATGACCGGGCTGCTGGCACGCCAGGCGATCGACGGCAGCGACGGCGCGCTGAACCAGTTCTGGGATACGTCGGCGCGGCGCGCGCAGGCACTGGTCTTCATTTCGCGCCGGCTGCGCATCGCCCCGCCGGACATCTCGCACACGTTCGGCCTGTTCTGCGACATCGGCGTGCCGCTGCTGCTGGACCGCTTCGACGACTACGCCGAAACGCTGAGCATCGCCGCGCAGGACGCCGGGCGCGGCTTCACCGCCATCGAGGACGCCCGCCACGCCACCAACCACGCGGCCATCGGCTGCCTGCTGGCACGCAACTGGGGCCTCTCGCCCGACGTGTCGTGGGCCATCCTGCATCACCACGATTACCCGGTACTGGACGACGAGTCGACCGACGACGCGATCCGCTCGCTCGTCGCCGCTTCCGTGCTGGCAGAACGGGGCATCCAGCGCTACCGCGGCAACGGCGCTTCGCTCGAGTGGGAAAGAGGCGGCGAGCCCGCCTGCCGCCACCTGGGTCTGGAAGACGACGAAGTGGAAGACCTGCTGGACGAACTGCACGAGACCTTCCACACCGATCACTAA
- a CDS encoding CcdB family protein, which yields MARVLMARFDIYANPGRNKASIPYLVEVQSNVISGLRTRIVIPLRSLSGFSAATLPADLFPIIEVDGNDCFLDTPQMGAIPLAELKVRAGSALEHRLAIQTALDRVFGAY from the coding sequence ATGGCGCGCGTTCTGATGGCGCGCTTCGACATCTACGCCAACCCCGGCCGCAACAAGGCCAGCATTCCGTACCTGGTGGAAGTGCAGAGCAACGTCATCAGCGGGCTGAGGACGCGCATCGTCATCCCACTGCGCAGCCTGAGCGGCTTCTCGGCCGCAACGCTGCCTGCGGATCTGTTTCCCATCATCGAGGTTGACGGCAACGACTGCTTTCTCGACACACCGCAGATGGGGGCTATTCCGCTTGCCGAACTGAAGGTGCGCGCCGGCTCGGCTCTCGAGCATCGGCTGGCGATTCAGACGGCGCTAGATCGGGTGTTCGGGGCGTACTGA
- a CDS encoding CocE/NonD family hydrolase, whose product MPRHLSLLALSLALAFGSVHAAGTAAHATGVATSEADGAKETRRDLREHYTKYEYRIPMRDGTRLFTVVYVPKDTSKSYPFLMQRTPYSAGVEGEDDQLHYGVDFMPEKIGPSREFEDSGYIFVEQDVRGRFMSEGKWQEMTPHGKTQRVAGEGNESQDMHDTVEWLLKHVPNNNGKVGIHGISYPGFYTSASIIDSHPAIKAASPQAPVTDLYMGDDSYHGGAFMLAANFDFYSAFTEEPNPTPLPKTWSHFDYGVADGYDYFLQRLTLSNILSSLTEKQRVLLQPTIEHTTYDEFWKSRNIAPHLKNVKAAVLTVGGWFDAEDAQGPFTTYAAIKRNNPGTFSGLVVGPWVHGGWARSDGKALGHVQFDMKTGEYFRKQIQFPFFEQHLKGIKPQKAIAEVTAFETGSNVWRQYTAWPPQQAKARVLYFGANGGLGWQKPTTQPATDTGYDEYVSDPKKPVPYIGYPATGVPKEYMVSDQRFASTRPDVLVYQSEPLEEDVTIAGPVRPKLFVSTTGTDADWVVKLIDVYPNEYPSSGKRARGNDVPAPTLTMAGYQQLVRGNPLRGKFRNSFEKPEPFVPNQVEAVSYHLGDVNHTFRRGHRIMVQVQSTWFPLVDLNPQTFTDIPKAGPEDFQKATQRVYHTPATPSGLEVLVLPAR is encoded by the coding sequence ATGCCCCGTCACCTTTCTCTCCTTGCCCTGTCGCTGGCGCTCGCGTTTGGCTCCGTCCATGCCGCCGGCACCGCCGCGCATGCGACCGGCGTCGCCACGTCGGAAGCGGATGGCGCCAAGGAGACCAGGCGCGATCTGCGCGAGCATTACACGAAGTATGAATACCGCATTCCCATGCGCGACGGCACGCGCCTGTTCACCGTGGTCTACGTCCCCAAGGATACAAGCAAGAGTTATCCGTTCCTGATGCAGCGTACGCCGTACAGCGCCGGCGTGGAAGGCGAGGACGACCAGCTCCATTACGGCGTCGACTTCATGCCCGAAAAGATCGGTCCGTCGCGCGAGTTCGAGGACAGCGGCTATATCTTTGTCGAGCAGGACGTGCGCGGACGCTTCATGTCCGAAGGGAAGTGGCAGGAAATGACGCCACATGGGAAGACACAGCGCGTGGCCGGCGAAGGCAACGAGAGCCAGGACATGCACGACACGGTCGAATGGCTGCTCAAGCACGTGCCGAACAATAACGGCAAGGTGGGCATCCACGGCATCAGCTACCCCGGCTTCTACACGTCGGCCAGCATCATCGATTCCCATCCGGCCATCAAGGCCGCTTCGCCGCAGGCGCCGGTGACGGACCTGTACATGGGCGACGATTCCTATCACGGCGGCGCGTTCATGCTGGCGGCGAACTTCGATTTCTATTCCGCGTTCACGGAAGAGCCGAACCCGACGCCGCTGCCGAAGACGTGGTCACACTTCGACTACGGCGTGGCCGACGGCTACGATTACTTCCTGCAGCGCCTGACCTTGTCGAACATCCTGTCCAGCCTGACGGAGAAGCAGCGCGTGCTGCTGCAGCCGACCATCGAGCACACAACCTATGACGAGTTCTGGAAGAGCCGCAATATCGCGCCGCACCTGAAGAACGTCAAGGCGGCGGTGCTGACGGTGGGCGGCTGGTTCGATGCGGAGGATGCGCAAGGCCCGTTCACGACGTACGCCGCCATCAAGCGCAACAATCCCGGCACGTTCAGCGGTCTGGTGGTGGGACCGTGGGTGCACGGCGGCTGGGCGCGCAGCGACGGCAAGGCGCTGGGCCACGTGCAGTTCGACATGAAAACGGGCGAATACTTCCGCAAGCAGATCCAGTTCCCGTTCTTCGAACAGCATCTGAAAGGCATCAAGCCGCAGAAGGCCATCGCCGAAGTCACGGCGTTCGAAACCGGCAGTAACGTATGGCGCCAATACACGGCGTGGCCGCCGCAGCAGGCCAAGGCCCGCGTGCTGTACTTCGGCGCCAACGGCGGCCTCGGCTGGCAGAAGCCGACCACGCAGCCGGCCACCGACACGGGCTACGACGAGTACGTCAGCGATCCGAAAAAGCCGGTGCCGTACATCGGCTATCCGGCGACCGGCGTGCCGAAGGAATACATGGTATCGGACCAGCGCTTCGCGTCGACCCGGCCGGACGTGCTGGTGTATCAGTCCGAGCCGCTGGAAGAAGACGTGACGATCGCCGGCCCGGTGCGACCGAAGCTGTTCGTCTCGACGACGGGCACGGATGCCGACTGGGTGGTCAAGCTGATCGACGTCTATCCGAACGAATACCCGAGCAGCGGCAAGCGCGCGCGCGGCAACGACGTGCCGGCGCCGACGCTGACGATGGCGGGCTACCAGCAGCTGGTGCGCGGCAATCCGCTGCGCGGCAAGTTCCGCAACAGCTTCGAGAAGCCGGAGCCGTTCGTGCCGAACCAGGTGGAAGCGGTCAGCTACCACCTGGGTGACGTCAACCATACGTTCCGGCGCGGCCATCGCATCATGGTGCAGGTGCAGAGCACGTGGTTCCCGCTGGTGGACCTGAACCCGCAGACGTTTACCGATATTCCGAAAGCCGGGCCGGAGGACTTCCAGAAGGCGACGCAACGTGTGTATCACACGCCGGCGACGCCGTCGGGACTGGAAGTGCTGGTCCTGCCGGCGCGTTAA
- a CDS encoding cache domain-containing protein produces the protein MKQMLIGSLACLAMASAFAATEPTEKDAIAMAERGAAFIKAHSKEELMKKLAAKDPAFVQGELYVDMRDLKTGIVLAHPINPSIVGKDLTDVPDPSGKKYRREIIDLAAKSGKGWVDYMYKNPVSGKIEPKTTYILRVGDVVLEAGIYKK, from the coding sequence ATGAAACAGATGCTGATCGGCAGCCTCGCCTGCCTGGCGATGGCAAGCGCCTTCGCCGCCACCGAACCCACGGAAAAAGACGCCATCGCCATGGCCGAACGGGGCGCCGCCTTCATCAAGGCCCACAGCAAGGAAGAGCTGATGAAAAAGCTGGCGGCCAAGGACCCGGCGTTCGTCCAGGGCGAGCTGTACGTCGACATGCGCGACCTCAAGACGGGCATCGTGCTGGCCCACCCGATCAACCCGTCCATCGTCGGCAAGGACCTGACGGACGTACCGGACCCCAGCGGCAAGAAATACCGCCGCGAGATCATCGACCTGGCGGCGAAAAGCGGCAAGGGCTGGGTCGACTACATGTACAAGAATCCCGTCAGCGGCAAGATCGAGCCGAAGACGACGTACATCCTGCGCGTCGGCGACGTCGTGCTGGAAGCGGGCATCTATAAAAAGTAA
- a CDS encoding methyl-accepting chemotaxis protein, with protein sequence MLNKLRIGPKLLLAPGVVLVLLVAITACAWYGMVRQNASMENLVQVRAARLKAVAEVAGDARFVHANIYQLLAWVNGSFAKARLDALTNQINDRHKAIDGNLRKLAQVSGPDERKLADASIAILATYRKAVLETIEMAQMDQAIAANSMQKAEAQFVLLDEALTRLSGLEKSLSEAAYAGAGAEFGQLRMTMTGLCLLSIALSLLVSMRVRAVLLRDIRAIADVVRSLADGRLTSGRANAGKDEIAETSRVLDQSIVNLGQTLRTIRGAVQSIDTASHEIASGNLDLSSRTERQAGSLQETASAMENLTTAVRQNAENAREACRLAATATTMAEKGGHAVSQAVTTMESIRASSRKIVEIIGVIDSISFQTNILALNAAVEAARAGEQGRGFAVVASEVRTLAQRSAAAAREIKELIAASVATIDNGAASVSLAGSSMGDIVGSVQQVNHIIGRISTASAEQAQGISEVNVAVGQIDDVTQQNAALVEQAAAAAESLQEQAVNLSRAVAVFEFDAVEAAAPVCVAADEDEEDYEYADEDEDDGIVAVERRSAGSAMRGLLAAEPDRAAQRRRA encoded by the coding sequence ATGCTGAACAAATTACGAATCGGTCCCAAACTGCTGCTGGCGCCAGGCGTCGTCCTGGTCCTGCTGGTGGCCATTACGGCCTGCGCCTGGTACGGCATGGTGCGCCAGAACGCCTCGATGGAAAATCTCGTGCAGGTGCGCGCGGCGCGCCTGAAAGCGGTGGCGGAAGTGGCCGGCGATGCCCGCTTCGTCCATGCCAATATCTATCAGCTGCTCGCATGGGTCAACGGCAGCTTCGCCAAGGCCCGGCTCGACGCACTGACCAACCAGATCAATGACCGGCACAAGGCCATCGACGGAAATCTGCGCAAGCTGGCGCAGGTGTCGGGACCGGACGAGCGCAAGCTGGCCGATGCGTCGATTGCCATCCTCGCCACCTACCGCAAGGCAGTGCTGGAGACGATCGAGATGGCGCAGATGGACCAGGCCATAGCGGCCAACTCGATGCAGAAAGCCGAAGCGCAGTTCGTGCTGCTGGACGAAGCGCTGACCCGCTTGTCCGGCCTGGAAAAATCGCTGAGCGAAGCGGCCTACGCGGGCGCGGGCGCCGAATTCGGCCAGCTGCGCATGACGATGACGGGCCTGTGCCTGCTCTCGATCGCCCTGTCGCTGCTGGTGTCGATGCGCGTGCGTGCCGTGCTGCTGCGTGACATCCGGGCGATAGCCGACGTCGTGCGCAGCCTGGCCGACGGCCGCCTGACGAGCGGCAGAGCCAATGCGGGCAAGGACGAAATCGCCGAGACGTCGCGCGTGCTGGACCAGAGCATCGTCAACCTGGGCCAGACGCTGCGCACGATCCGCGGCGCCGTGCAGTCGATCGACACAGCGTCGCATGAAATCGCCAGCGGCAATCTGGACCTGTCGAGCCGCACCGAGCGCCAGGCGGGCTCGCTGCAGGAGACGGCCAGTGCGATGGAAAACCTGACGACAGCCGTGCGCCAGAACGCCGAGAATGCCCGCGAGGCCTGCCGGCTGGCGGCAACGGCAACGACGATGGCGGAAAAAGGCGGCCACGCCGTCTCACAGGCGGTAACGACGATGGAATCGATCCGCGCCAGTTCGCGTAAGATCGTGGAGATCATCGGCGTCATCGACAGCATCTCGTTCCAGACCAATATCCTGGCTTTGAACGCGGCCGTGGAAGCGGCGCGCGCGGGCGAGCAGGGGCGAGGCTTTGCCGTCGTCGCCTCCGAAGTACGCACGCTGGCGCAACGGTCCGCCGCCGCGGCAAGGGAGATCAAGGAGCTGATCGCCGCCTCCGTCGCCACCATCGACAACGGCGCCGCCTCCGTCAGCCTGGCCGGCAGCAGCATGGGCGACATTGTCGGCTCCGTGCAGCAGGTCAATCACATCATCGGGCGCATCAGCACTGCCAGCGCGGAACAGGCGCAAGGCATCTCGGAAGTCAACGTGGCCGTCGGCCAGATCGATGACGTGACGCAGCAGAACGCCGCGCTGGTGGAACAGGCAGCAGCCGCGGCGGAGAGCCTGCAGGAGCAGGCGGTCAATCTGTCGCGGGCGGTGGCGGTGTTCGAGTTCGATGCGGTGGAGGCGGCGGCGCCGGTGTGCGTCGCAGCCGACGAGGACGAGGAAGACTACGAATATGCGGACGAAGACGAAGACGACGGCATCGTTGCAGTGGAGCGGCGCAGCGCGGGAAGCGCGATGCGCGGGCTGCTGGCGGCGGAACCGGATCGGGCCGCGCAGCGCCGGCGCGCCTGA
- a CDS encoding DNA-3-methyladenine glycosylase, which translates to MSTLLAGIDFEAPSDEVARLLIGVTVLVDGVGGRIVETEAYDREDPASHAFSGPTARNASMFGPPAHTYVYRSYGIHWCLNFVCREAGHGAGVLIRAIEPLVGLDVMRARRGLEAATLLGSGPGRLCQALAITREHNAMSLAAPPFELVAREGDVDIVAGPRIGITKAMDVPWRFGLRGSPHLSKPFKVTKPA; encoded by the coding sequence ATGTCTACTCTGCTGGCAGGAATTGATTTCGAAGCACCATCCGACGAGGTAGCCCGTCTGCTGATCGGCGTTACCGTGCTGGTCGATGGCGTCGGCGGGCGCATCGTCGAAACGGAAGCGTACGACCGTGAAGACCCGGCGTCGCACGCCTTTTCCGGACCAACCGCGCGCAACGCGTCGATGTTCGGCCCGCCCGCGCATACCTATGTCTACCGTTCCTATGGCATTCACTGGTGCCTGAACTTCGTCTGCCGCGAAGCGGGACATGGGGCCGGGGTCCTGATCCGCGCCATCGAACCGCTCGTTGGTCTGGACGTCATGCGCGCGCGCCGCGGCCTGGAGGCGGCCACGCTGCTGGGCTCCGGGCCGGGACGGCTGTGCCAGGCGCTTGCCATCACGCGCGAGCACAACGCCATGTCGCTGGCGGCGCCGCCGTTCGAGCTGGTGGCGCGCGAAGGGGACGTCGACATCGTTGCCGGACCGCGCATCGGCATCACGAAAGCGATGGACGTGCCGTGGCGATTCGGGTTGCGCGGCTCGCCGCACCTTAGCAAGCCGTTCAAGGTGACGAAGCCGGCGTGA
- the infA gene encoding translation initiation factor IF-1: MAKEELIEMNGLVTEILPEMRFRVDLDNGHKLVAYTSGKMKKNHIRILAGDRVTLELSPYDLNKGRIVFRHIEHRGPAPTHQARRR, from the coding sequence ATGGCTAAAGAAGAACTGATTGAAATGAACGGCCTCGTTACCGAAATCCTGCCCGAGATGCGTTTCCGCGTCGACCTCGATAATGGCCACAAACTCGTAGCATATACATCGGGCAAAATGAAGAAAAACCACATCCGTATTCTTGCGGGTGATCGTGTCACGCTGGAACTGTCGCCCTACGACCTGAACAAGGGTCGCATCGTTTTCCGTCATATCGAACACCGAGGCCCAGCGCCCACTCACCAGGCCCGCCGTCGCTGA
- a CDS encoding cysteine hydrolase family protein: MPLPALIIIDMQQGMADPAAGERNNPQAEDNIGRLLDAWRNAEAPIVHVRHISRTPGSPFWPGQQGVEFQPRFLPAPHAHVVEKNVPDSFINTGLERWLHVRGINRLVVTGVSTNNSVESTARTAGNLGFTTQVVADATFAFARDDYAGNPRSADEVHWMALANLDGEYAQVVDTAAVLTQMDV, translated from the coding sequence ATGCCGCTGCCCGCCCTGATCATCATCGACATGCAACAAGGCATGGCCGACCCGGCCGCCGGAGAGCGCAACAATCCGCAGGCCGAGGACAATATTGGCCGCCTGCTGGACGCCTGGCGCAACGCGGAGGCGCCAATTGTCCACGTGCGCCACATCTCGCGCACGCCGGGTTCGCCATTCTGGCCAGGACAACAGGGCGTCGAGTTTCAGCCCCGCTTCCTACCGGCACCGCATGCGCACGTCGTGGAGAAGAACGTGCCCGACAGTTTCATCAATACGGGACTGGAACGGTGGCTGCACGTGCGCGGCATCAACCGGCTGGTCGTCACAGGTGTCAGCACCAACAACTCGGTCGAATCGACCGCGCGCACAGCCGGCAACCTCGGCTTTACGACGCAAGTGGTCGCCGACGCGACATTTGCTTTCGCCCGGGACGACTATGCCGGCAACCCTCGCAGCGCCGACGAGGTGCACTGGATGGCACTGGCCAACCTGGACGGGGAATACGCGCAGGTAGTGGATACCGCAGCGGTGCTGACGCAGATGGACGTCTGA
- a CDS encoding RNA 2'-phosphotransferase, translated as MTDKKVSISKFLSLILRHAPDTIGLTLDKNGWADVATLLERAHAHGKRFTLEELREVVTSNEKQRFAFSEDGCSIRASQGHSLKSVDLELAPAQPPEILYHGTASRFVTAIRKEGLKAQSRQHVHLSEARATAVSVGTRYGVPVVLSIRAVQMTAQGHVFYRADNGVWLTDAVPLRFIDFPG; from the coding sequence ATGACCGACAAAAAAGTAAGCATCAGTAAATTCCTCTCCCTGATCCTGCGACATGCGCCGGACACCATCGGCCTGACGCTCGACAAGAACGGCTGGGCCGACGTCGCCACGCTGCTGGAGAGAGCACACGCGCACGGTAAGCGCTTCACGCTGGAAGAGCTGCGCGAGGTAGTGACCAGCAACGAGAAGCAGCGCTTTGCCTTCAGTGAAGACGGCTGCTCCATCCGCGCCAGCCAGGGGCACTCGCTCAAGTCCGTCGACCTGGAACTGGCACCGGCCCAGCCGCCGGAGATTCTCTACCATGGCACGGCCAGCCGCTTCGTCACGGCAATCCGCAAAGAAGGGCTGAAGGCGCAATCGCGCCAGCACGTCCACCTGTCCGAGGCGCGGGCGACGGCCGTCAGCGTCGGCACGCGCTATGGTGTGCCGGTCGTGCTGTCGATCCGCGCCGTGCAGATGACGGCCCAAGGGCACGTGTTCTACCGCGCCGATAACGGCGTCTGGCTGACGGACGCGGTACCGCTGCGGTTTATCGATTTCCCGGGATAA
- a CDS encoding tetratricopeptide repeat protein — protein sequence MKYPSLPRLFCQLLVLFSVIVLAGCASTRDVPAPPAALFADTLFPPSTVQLTEDQIFAVTPAMRAYTEAVTQERRGKEIRRALFDALYRRDQLQLEYDSAITRTASEAFAARQGNCLSLVIMTAALAQALNIPVVFQSVPTEDSWSRSGEIYFNSGHVNLKLGRIMREAAGGYDRENYTVIDFLPPPDGRQKEGYPIGRKTVVAMFMNNRAAEALARDNFTDAYWWARNAVLADPNLLYAYNTLAVVYRRHGDLAQAELTLRYALARDPRSAMALSNLAQVVERQGRMDEARELKAKLARLQPEQPFRYFNLGREAMQAGDYRRARELFQRELRRDPTYHEFHFWLAAADYQLGDLDGAARHLRMALNASTTRQDHELYAAKLDRLRASGAEARRP from the coding sequence ATGAAGTATCCATCCTTGCCGCGGCTGTTTTGCCAGCTGCTCGTTCTGTTCTCCGTCATCGTGCTGGCCGGCTGCGCCAGCACCCGGGACGTCCCTGCCCCGCCCGCGGCGCTGTTTGCCGACACCCTGTTCCCGCCCTCAACCGTCCAGCTGACGGAAGACCAGATCTTCGCCGTGACGCCTGCCATGCGGGCGTACACCGAGGCGGTCACGCAGGAGCGGCGTGGCAAGGAGATCCGCCGCGCGCTGTTCGATGCGCTGTACCGGCGCGACCAGCTGCAGCTGGAATACGATTCGGCCATTACGCGCACGGCGTCGGAAGCGTTCGCGGCGCGCCAGGGCAATTGCCTGTCGCTCGTCATCATGACGGCCGCGCTGGCCCAGGCGCTGAATATCCCTGTCGTGTTCCAGAGCGTGCCGACGGAGGACAGCTGGAGCCGCAGCGGCGAGATCTACTTCAACAGCGGCCACGTCAACCTCAAGCTGGGCCGCATCATGCGCGAGGCGGCCGGCGGCTACGATCGCGAGAACTACACCGTCATCGACTTCCTGCCGCCGCCCGACGGCCGGCAGAAGGAAGGCTATCCCATCGGCCGCAAGACCGTCGTGGCGATGTTCATGAACAACCGTGCCGCCGAGGCGCTGGCGCGCGACAACTTCACGGATGCTTACTGGTGGGCGCGCAACGCCGTGCTGGCCGATCCGAACCTGCTGTACGCATACAACACGCTGGCCGTCGTGTATCGCCGCCATGGCGACCTGGCACAGGCCGAGCTGACGTTGCGCTATGCCTTGGCCCGCGATCCGAGGAGCGCGATGGCGCTGTCCAACCTGGCGCAGGTGGTCGAACGGCAAGGCCGCATGGACGAGGCGCGCGAACTGAAGGCGAAGCTGGCGCGGCTGCAGCCGGAGCAGCCGTTCCGCTACTTCAACCTGGGCCGCGAGGCGATGCAGGCAGGTGACTACCGCCGCGCCCGCGAGCTGTTCCAGCGCGAACTGCGGCGCGATCCCACGTACCACGAATTCCACTTCTGGCTGGCCGCGGCCGACTACCAGCTGGGCGACCTGGACGGGGCCGCCAGGCACCTGCGCATGGCCCTGAATGCCAGCACGACGCGGCAGGATCACGAGCTGTACGCTGCCAAGCTGGACCGGCTGCGCGCGAGTGGCGCCGAAGCGCGCAGGCCCTGA